The Quercus robur chromosome 7, dhQueRobu3.1, whole genome shotgun sequence genome has a segment encoding these proteins:
- the LOC126692259 gene encoding NDR1/HIN1-like protein 1, with the protein MTAKDCGNHGKIRRMRLRRFCACLLVFNFILLLTILLVWAILQPTKPKFILQDATVYAFNVTPNLLTSSFQVTLSSRNPNDKIGVYYDKLDVYAVYRNQQITLRTQIPPTYQGHKDINVWSPYIYGNSVPVSPYNAEALSQDQSSGTVMLLIKADGRVRWKVGTFISGRYHFYVRCPAYITFGSRSTGIVVGNNAIKYQLVQQCSVSV; encoded by the coding sequence ATGACAGCGAAAGACTGCGGCAACCACGGCAAGATCCGGCGCATGCGGCTCCGCAGATTCTGCGCTTGCCTCTTAGTCTTCAACTTCATCCTCCTCCTCACAATCCTCCTAGTCTGGGCCATACTCCAACCCACAAAACCAAAATTCATCCTCCAAGACGCCACCGTTTACGCCTTCAACGTCACCCCCAACCTCCTCACCTCCAGCTTCCAAGTCACCCTCTCTTCTCGCAACCCAAACGACAAGATCGGCGTCTACTACGACAAGCTCGATGTCTATGCCGTTTACCGCAACCAGCAAATCACACTCCGTACGCAAATCCCACCCACCTATCAAGGCCACAAAGACATCAACGTTTGGTCCCCTTATATCTACGGCAACAGCGTTCCTGTCTCGCCCTATAACGCCGAAGCGCTCTCACAGGATCAGAGCTCCGGGACCGTGATGCTGTTGATCAAAGCTGATGGACGGGTGAGATGGAAAGTTGGGACTTTTATTTCAGGGAGGTACCATTTCTACGTGAGATGTCCAGCTTACATAACCTTCGGTTCGAGGAGCACTGGAATTGTGGTCGGGAATAACGCCATTAAGTACCAGTTAGTCCAACAGTGCAGCGTCAGTGTATGA
- the LOC126692260 gene encoding NDR1/HIN1-like protein 10, protein MASATTGAPEKTVTGYPAQSSHVAAGYPAYAYVAPPPSYGPGLGPNPVQDYYRRRNAFLCRVITFGTVVFGIIGFIFFIAWLVLKPRMPEFRVDSASVSELNVTQSELSADWNFTLFVRNPNTKLSLYYDRLEASLFYYSSRDSLSTTPLQPFSQSKRNQTWVPVRFEVMSEYVGEDVAARISGEKSTGSVGFRVRVFALVKFRSGFWWTRERLLRVYCDRVQIGVDPKNGTGSLMGQPGACEVNL, encoded by the coding sequence ATGGCTTCAGCAACAACCGGAGCTCCGGAAAAAACGGTTACGGGTTACCCGGCTCAGTCGAGCCATGTCGCAGCCGGGTACCCAGCTTACGCCTATGTGGCGCCACCTCCATCTTATGGGCCGGGCCTAGGCCCAAACCCGGTCCAAGATTATTACCGGCGCCGGAACGCCTTCCTCTGCCGTGTGATCACCTTCGGCACCGTCGTGTTCGGAATCATCGGGTTCATATTCTTCATCGCCTGGCTAGTTCTGAAGCCACGTATGCCCGAGTTCCGAGTCGACTCAGCCTCGGTTTCCGAACTCAACGTAACTCAGTCCGAGTTATCGGCCGATTGGAACTTCACCCTCTTTGTCCGAAACCCTAACACCAAGCTCAGCCTCTACTACGATCGCCTCGAAGCCTCGTTGTTTTACTACAGTAGCAGAGACAGTCTCAGTACGACGCCGTTGCAGCCGTtttctcaatccaaacggaACCAGACCTGGGTCCCGGTCCGATTCGAGGTGATGAGCGAGTACGTCGGCGAAGACGTGGCGGCTCGGATTTCGGGCGAGAAATCGACCGGGTCGGTGGGTTTTAGGGTCCGAGTTTTCGCTTTGGTGAAGTTTAGGTCTGGGTTTTGGTGGACGAGAGAGCGTTTGTTGCGGGTTTATTGTGACCGGGTTCAAATCGGTGTTGACCCGAAAAATGGGACCGGGTCTTTGATGGGTCAACCCGGAGCTTGTGAGGTTAATCTGTAA